A single window of Pseudomonas lijiangensis DNA harbors:
- a CDS encoding alpha/beta fold hydrolase, translated as MNFLRLSQLAAALGLTMLFTSGQAMAAPIEQGVRSIVLVHGAFADGSSWTPVIARLQARGYRVTAVQNPLTSLDDDVLATERVLKRQKGDVLLVGHSWAGAVISQAGNEANVKGLVYLSALVPDSGESVADLLHRLNAPMEGLVPDDQGLIWLDDPQAFQQVMAADLPMKKVQELAATQQPISVDSFAGKVRHAAWHEKPSWYLQTENDHALRPDLQKVIARQIGANVTSIRSSHLSLLSHPEEVAALIDRAAREAGQQSSN; from the coding sequence ATGAATTTTCTCAGACTGAGTCAACTGGCCGCGGCGCTCGGATTGACGATGCTGTTCACCTCTGGCCAGGCCATGGCCGCACCTATAGAGCAGGGCGTGCGCAGCATTGTGCTGGTGCATGGCGCATTTGCCGACGGCTCCAGCTGGACTCCTGTCATTGCCAGGCTTCAGGCCAGGGGCTATCGAGTCACCGCGGTCCAGAACCCGCTGACTTCACTGGACGATGATGTGCTTGCCACTGAAAGAGTGCTGAAGCGCCAGAAGGGCGATGTGCTGTTGGTGGGCCACTCCTGGGCGGGTGCCGTGATCAGCCAGGCCGGTAACGAGGCCAATGTAAAAGGCCTGGTCTATCTCAGCGCCCTGGTTCCCGACAGCGGTGAATCGGTGGCTGATCTGCTGCACAGGCTCAATGCCCCCATGGAGGGGCTGGTACCCGATGATCAAGGCCTGATCTGGCTGGACGATCCCCAGGCATTTCAGCAGGTCATGGCGGCGGATCTGCCCATGAAAAAGGTACAGGAACTGGCCGCGACCCAGCAGCCCATCTCGGTGGACAGTTTTGCAGGGAAGGTCCGGCATGCGGCCTGGCATGAAAAGCCCAGCTGGTATCTGCAAACGGAAAACGACCATGCCCTGCGACCTGATCTGCAAAAGGTCATTGCCCGGCAGATTGGCGCAAACGTCACCTCCATCCGCTCCAGCCATTTGTCTCTGCTTTCTCACCCCGAAGAGGTGGCCGCACTGATAGATCGGGCCGCCAGGGAAGCAGGCCAGCAATCTTCTAACTGA
- a CDS encoding FMN-dependent NADH-azoreductase has product MKILHIDSSILGNSSVTRDLSAATVAHIKARHPDAQVEYRDLALNEIRHLNGAIAAGFRPGSSIAIDDSARQEHLVSEALVSEFLASDVLVIGAPMYNFSVSSHLKAWLDRIAQMGRTFKYTDKGPVGLTVGKRVIIVSARGGFYAQGPAGHMDFQENYLKAFFGFLGVTDVQVVRAEGASKTEEVRNKGIEQARAAIAEISL; this is encoded by the coding sequence ATGAAAATACTGCATATCGACTCCAGCATTCTGGGCAATAGTTCTGTAACCCGCGATCTGTCTGCCGCCACGGTGGCCCATATCAAGGCCCGCCATCCTGATGCTCAAGTGGAGTACCGCGACCTGGCCCTCAACGAAATCAGACACCTCAATGGTGCCATTGCAGCCGGATTCCGTCCGGGCAGCAGCATTGCCATCGATGACAGCGCCCGGCAGGAACACCTGGTATCGGAAGCGCTGGTGAGCGAGTTCCTGGCCAGCGATGTGCTGGTGATCGGCGCGCCCATGTACAACTTTTCCGTGTCGAGCCACCTGAAAGCCTGGCTGGACCGAATCGCCCAGATGGGGCGCACATTCAAGTACACGGATAAAGGCCCTGTCGGCCTGACCGTCGGCAAGCGGGTCATTATCGTATCGGCCCGTGGCGGGTTTTATGCGCAAGGGCCGGCAGGCCATATGGATTTTCAGGAAAACTATCTCAAGGCCTTCTTCGGTTTTCTGGGTGTCACCGATGTGCAGGTGGTCAGGGCCGAAGGCGCATCGAAAACCGAAGAAGTGCGCAACAAGGGAATCGAACAGGCCCGGGCGGCGATTGCCGAAATATCGCTCTGA
- a CDS encoding LysR substrate-binding domain-containing protein gives MDTSLDFLARIYPDIHLSVVHSNEQNPSLEPLRKELADILILPSTVLSEHYIEHHHWSDYYVLACAKSRQPSMRSFTELSQTVRYVAWRHPGLERLHNQLASAQLRLSHRGELSCVQTLLDLIAKGHCISILPSALLAGRFRDLELVALPSMIMRHISVVARPTSLLSNASNAVLQTLKKPSLVPVQRMAT, from the coding sequence CTGGACACATCCCTGGATTTCCTGGCCCGGATTTACCCCGATATCCATTTGAGCGTTGTGCACAGCAACGAGCAGAACCCTTCCCTGGAGCCCTTGAGAAAAGAGCTGGCCGATATCCTGATTCTGCCCAGCACCGTGCTGAGCGAGCACTATATCGAGCATCATCACTGGTCCGACTATTACGTGCTGGCGTGTGCCAAGAGTCGGCAGCCTTCCATGCGCAGTTTCACCGAGCTTTCCCAGACCGTGCGCTATGTCGCGTGGCGTCATCCAGGTCTGGAGCGGCTGCACAACCAATTGGCATCCGCCCAGTTGCGCCTCAGCCATCGCGGCGAACTCAGTTGCGTGCAAACGCTGCTGGACCTGATTGCCAAGGGGCACTGCATCTCGATTCTGCCCAGTGCTTTGCTGGCCGGTCGTTTCAGGGATCTTGAGCTCGTTGCGCTGCCGTCGATGATCATGCGCCATATCAGCGTCGTCGCACGGCCCACATCGCTGCTGTCCAATGCGTCCAATGCGGTGCTGCAGACCCTGAAAAAGCCGTCTCTTGTTCCGGTTCAGCGCATGGCCACGTAA
- a CDS encoding sensor histidine kinase, translated as MENKHSLKQRIVTVFAVMSALIAGVFAVGVVATVHIVEKRLAIITLGSDLHRLLMMENADDWRHRPYKRSLFYVQGGAGDLAMTPSLEELGEGFHELTWENRPYHAMVEVVSGRKYVLLRDLHSAIKRERILLVVVFISFVLSVLLAILLGRLLAHRVIAPVVHLSRQVRQREQFIGQAPALAPEYAQDEVGALALAFDKTMDQLRAALGREKLFTSDVSHELRTPLMILISSSELLLENPSLDKRSHSQVVRIARASTAMQQLVETFLLLARAESNQPSQGPRSTLSMVARELVEFWGEPIRQKGLELIYEPLETSDTLYNATLLHSVMGNLLRNAWHYTDQGFIRLTVKADSFVVEDSGIGIPVEKQQAMFQPFVRGDEQRGNGLGLGLSLVQRICANQQWQVLLTSREPNGCRFEIRLHAI; from the coding sequence ATGGAAAACAAACACAGTCTCAAGCAACGCATCGTTACGGTTTTTGCGGTGATGAGCGCTCTGATTGCCGGGGTATTTGCGGTCGGTGTCGTTGCTACCGTCCATATTGTCGAGAAAAGACTGGCCATCATTACCCTCGGCAGTGACCTGCACCGGCTCTTGATGATGGAGAACGCAGACGACTGGCGACACCGGCCTTATAAACGCTCGCTGTTCTACGTTCAGGGCGGAGCGGGTGATCTGGCGATGACGCCGTCTCTGGAGGAGCTTGGCGAAGGCTTTCATGAACTCACCTGGGAAAACCGTCCTTATCACGCCATGGTCGAGGTGGTGAGCGGCCGCAAGTATGTGTTGTTGCGCGATCTGCACAGCGCCATCAAGCGTGAAAGAATCCTGCTGGTCGTGGTTTTCATCAGCTTTGTATTGAGCGTGCTGCTGGCCATTCTGTTGGGTCGCTTGCTGGCCCATCGCGTGATTGCGCCGGTGGTACATCTGTCTCGTCAGGTCCGGCAGCGAGAACAATTCATCGGCCAGGCGCCTGCACTGGCCCCCGAATATGCCCAGGATGAAGTGGGTGCCCTGGCCTTGGCGTTCGACAAGACCATGGACCAGCTACGTGCGGCATTGGGGCGCGAGAAGCTGTTTACCAGTGACGTGAGTCATGAGCTGCGCACGCCCTTGATGATCCTGATCAGCTCCAGCGAACTGCTGCTGGAAAACCCGAGTCTGGACAAGCGCTCCCATTCCCAGGTGGTGCGCATTGCCAGGGCCAGTACCGCGATGCAGCAACTGGTGGAAACCTTTCTGCTGCTGGCCCGTGCCGAAAGCAATCAACCCAGTCAGGGACCCCGTTCGACACTGTCGATGGTAGCCAGGGAACTGGTCGAATTCTGGGGGGAACCCATCAGGCAAAAAGGGCTGGAACTGATCTACGAACCTCTGGAAACATCGGACACCCTGTACAACGCCACACTTTTGCACTCGGTCATGGGCAACCTGCTGCGCAATGCCTGGCACTACACCGATCAAGGCTTCATTCGCCTGACTGTGAAAGCGGACAGCTTTGTGGTGGAAGACAGCGGCATAGGGATTCCCGTCGAGAAGCAGCAAGCCATGTTTCAACCCTTTGTCAGGGGCGATGAACAACGAGGCAATGGTCTGGGGCTGGGTCTTTCACTGGTGCAACGCATCTGCGCCAACCAGCAGTGGCAAGTGCTGCTGACCAGCCGGGAGCCCAATGGCTGCCGGTTTGAAATACGGCTGCATGCTATCTGA
- a CDS encoding DJ-1/PfpI family protein produces MSLNIGIYVYDDVEVLDFAGPYEVFTTATRMHARKSRDERPLFNVFTIGRSTASVRARAGLKVDPDYSIHDHPAMDCLIVPGGVVNAELEKPDVIHWISDQSVPGRVVAAVCTGAFMLAKTGKLAGKQVTTHWEDIADLKEMFPSIDVLSTLRWVDEGAFVTSAGISAGIDMSLHLVERLHSRELAERTALQLDFDWTEND; encoded by the coding sequence ATGTCACTCAATATCGGTATCTACGTCTATGACGACGTCGAAGTCCTTGACTTCGCAGGGCCCTATGAAGTGTTCACCACCGCCACACGCATGCACGCACGCAAGAGCCGCGACGAACGGCCACTGTTCAACGTATTCACCATCGGCCGAAGCACCGCTTCGGTACGCGCCAGGGCTGGCCTGAAGGTCGACCCGGACTATTCGATTCACGATCATCCCGCCATGGATTGCCTGATCGTACCGGGCGGCGTGGTCAATGCCGAACTGGAAAAACCCGATGTCATCCACTGGATCAGCGATCAGTCCGTACCCGGTCGTGTGGTTGCCGCCGTTTGCACCGGAGCCTTCATGCTGGCCAAGACCGGCAAACTGGCAGGCAAGCAGGTCACCACTCACTGGGAAGACATCGCCGACCTCAAGGAAATGTTCCCCTCCATCGACGTACTGAGCACCCTGCGCTGGGTCGACGAAGGTGCATTCGTGACGTCGGCGGGCATTTCCGCCGGTATCGACATGAGCCTGCACCTGGTTGAACGCCTGCACAGTCGCGAACTGGCGGAACGTACTGCACTGCAACTAGACTTCGACTGGACCGAAAACGACTAA
- a CDS encoding serine hydrolase domain-containing protein, protein MPFIDGPVIKRLADVWHGVVDQGSIVGGVLVVAQEGEIRYASARGWADRESRITVERDTRFRLASLTKLLTSVTALRLCELGVLSLEAPVTTWLKDFRPQLADGREPVITLRHLLSHTAGLSYGFEQPPGNAYALAGVSDGLDLVAMDLQQNLQRLASVPLLFEPGMAWGYSLATDVVGAVIEQATDLALPQAIARWVTEPLAMNATGFSPDDDQRLASAYKDGRSGPERVGRHDLLALDSGHAWLSSSRAFEPEAYASGGAGMLGTADDYLRLLECLRLGGSPILTAASTASLLGNAIGETGLAGRGAGWKFGLGPVVLTDPALAKHPQSAGTWSWCGLYGCHYWVDPQAGISLVALTNTAVAGAWGVLADGLVGAIYQGHESICGRQLAGDFSV, encoded by the coding sequence ATGCCCTTTATCGATGGGCCGGTCATCAAGCGTCTGGCCGACGTCTGGCATGGTGTTGTCGATCAGGGCTCGATTGTGGGCGGTGTGCTGGTGGTGGCTCAGGAGGGCGAGATTCGCTACGCCTCCGCTCGTGGCTGGGCGGATCGTGAAAGCCGCATAACGGTCGAGCGCGATACACGGTTTCGTCTGGCGTCGCTGACCAAGCTGCTGACCTCGGTCACGGCTTTGCGTCTCTGCGAGCTGGGAGTCCTGTCGCTGGAGGCGCCGGTGACGACCTGGCTCAAGGACTTTCGTCCGCAACTGGCCGATGGTCGAGAGCCGGTCATCACCTTGAGGCATTTGCTGTCGCACACCGCCGGTCTGAGCTATGGCTTCGAGCAACCACCGGGCAATGCCTATGCTCTGGCCGGTGTGTCGGACGGGCTGGACCTTGTTGCCATGGACCTGCAACAGAACCTGCAACGTCTGGCCAGTGTGCCTCTGCTGTTCGAGCCAGGCATGGCCTGGGGATATTCGCTGGCCACGGATGTGGTGGGCGCTGTTATCGAACAGGCCACCGACCTTGCATTGCCGCAAGCGATAGCCCGTTGGGTAACGGAGCCATTGGCCATGAATGCGACAGGGTTCAGCCCCGATGACGATCAACGGCTGGCCAGTGCCTACAAGGACGGGAGGAGTGGTCCCGAACGTGTGGGCCGTCATGATCTGCTGGCGCTCGACAGCGGTCATGCCTGGCTGTCGTCGAGCCGTGCCTTTGAGCCAGAGGCCTATGCTTCTGGTGGCGCAGGCATGCTGGGCACTGCCGATGATTATCTGCGCCTGCTGGAATGCCTACGTCTGGGCGGTTCACCGATATTGACCGCCGCGAGTACCGCCAGCCTGTTGGGCAATGCGATTGGCGAGACGGGCCTGGCGGGCAGGGGAGCCGGCTGGAAGTTCGGCCTTGGCCCGGTGGTCCTGACCGATCCCGCGCTGGCCAAGCATCCCCAGAGCGCGGGTACCTGGTCTTGGTGTGGTTTATATGGCTGTCATTACTGGGTCGATCCGCAGGCCGGGATCAGCCTGGTTGCCCTGACCAATACCGCCGTGGCCGGTGCATGGGGGGTATTGGCCGATGGGCTGGTCGGGGCCATCTACCAAGGACATGAATCAATTTGTGGGAGGCAGCTTGCTGGCGACTTCAGCGTATGA
- a CDS encoding helix-turn-helix domain-containing protein, protein MKTHFFKVVQAVALHGSFSEAAAILGCSQSNISYAIKEVEDFFEKRLFIRSRTGCTLTPEGKVITQTLGNIVATLEQLKKMGPAVA, encoded by the coding sequence ATGAAAACCCATTTCTTCAAAGTCGTTCAAGCCGTTGCATTGCATGGTTCTTTCTCGGAGGCTGCGGCCATCCTGGGTTGTAGTCAGTCCAATATCAGTTACGCCATCAAGGAGGTTGAGGATTTTTTCGAAAAACGCCTGTTCATCCGCAGCCGTACAGGCTGCACCCTGACCCCGGAAGGAAAAGTCATCACCCAGACTCTTGGAAACATCGTGGCGACGCTTGAACAACTAAAAAAAATGGGGCCAGCGGTAGCGTAA
- the ftrA gene encoding transcriptional regulator FtrA, translating to MKNHLVVALIYNQLCTFEFGCTVEVFALKRPELGVNWYEFATFPVDDGPITAAGGITIVPTPGDVLLENADTIIVPGWRGVESAIPQRLIEQLQAAHARGARICSICTGAFVLAAAGLLDGHKVTTHWRYTDLLATMYPGLTIQPNELYVDQGSIVTAAGSAAGLDMMLHLVRNDHGSRVANMVAQRMVIPPHREGGQSQYASRQLVAAADGPISNLMDWIRSDLQRPHTIKEMASRAAVSTRTLHRSFMESTGLTPYDWLLGERIAYAKELLESSRIRLNEVVDRAGFGSEESFRRHFRNLVGISPSSYRKQFARA from the coding sequence ATGAAAAATCATCTCGTCGTTGCCCTCATCTATAACCAGCTCTGCACCTTCGAATTTGGCTGCACGGTGGAAGTCTTCGCCCTGAAACGGCCTGAGCTGGGCGTCAACTGGTATGAGTTCGCAACCTTTCCGGTGGATGATGGCCCGATCACGGCCGCTGGCGGCATTACCATCGTGCCGACGCCCGGTGACGTGCTGCTGGAAAACGCCGACACCATCATCGTGCCCGGCTGGCGTGGAGTGGAATCCGCCATCCCGCAACGGCTTATCGAACAGCTTCAGGCAGCCCATGCTCGTGGGGCACGCATCTGCTCGATCTGCACGGGTGCCTTTGTGCTTGCGGCGGCCGGTCTGCTCGACGGGCACAAGGTGACCACTCACTGGCGTTACACCGACCTGCTGGCAACCATGTATCCGGGCCTGACCATTCAACCGAACGAGCTGTATGTCGATCAGGGCAGTATCGTCACCGCTGCCGGCTCTGCCGCTGGCCTGGACATGATGCTGCATCTGGTGCGTAACGATCACGGCTCCCGGGTCGCCAACATGGTGGCGCAACGCATGGTGATCCCGCCCCATCGCGAAGGCGGACAATCGCAATACGCTTCACGGCAGCTGGTTGCAGCCGCCGACGGGCCGATCTCCAACCTGATGGACTGGATCCGCAGCGACTTGCAGCGCCCGCACACCATCAAGGAAATGGCCTCCCGCGCCGCCGTCAGTACCCGCACCCTGCACCGCAGCTTCATGGAAAGCACCGGACTGACGCCTTATGACTGGCTGCTGGGCGAACGCATCGCCTACGCCAAGGAATTGCTGGAATCTTCGCGAATCCGCCTCAATGAGGTGGTAGACAGAGCAGGCTTCGGCTCGGAAGAGTCCTTCCGCCGACATTTCCGCAATCTGGTGGGTATCAGCCCCAGCAGCTACCGCAAGCAGTTTGCCAGGGCCTGA
- the treS gene encoding maltose alpha-D-glucosyltransferase, which produces MTTPDKQYLDWLVEQSMLNTARQRAKTYGGQGRLWQRPFAQARPRDASAIASVWFTAYPASIITREGGSVLEALGDEALWHSLSEIGIQGIHNGPLKLSGGLQGRNLTPSIDGNFDRISFGIDPQLGTEAQLLNLSRIAAAHNAVIIDDVIPSHTGKGADFRLAEMAYEDYPGLYHMVEIREEDWSLLPDVPAGRDAINLMPEVVDQLRDKHYIVGQLQRVIFFEPGVKETDWSATAVVHGVDGKARRWVYLHYFKEGQPSLNWLDPSFAAQQMIIGDALHAIDVMGARVLRLDANGFLGVERKAEGTAWSESHPLSITGNQLLGGAIRKAGGFSFQELNLTLDDIAAMSHGGADLSYDFITRPAYQHALVTGTTEFLRLMLRQVHAFGIDPASLIHALQNHDELTLELVHFWTLHAHDTYHYQGQTFPGNILREHIREEMYEHLAGEHAPYNLKFVTNGVSCTTASIITAALGIRDLSTITEADIKQIQHIHLLLVMYNAMQPGVFALSGWDLVGALPLPAEQVQHLMQDGDTRWIHRGAYDLVDLDPDAEFSAGNMPRPQTLYGSLISQLQRPDSFASQLKKILAVRRAYDIAASRQILIPDVEHPGLLVMVHELPADKGIQITALNFSSQTIVETLHMPDIAAGLVVDIINERVEGDLTQEGEFTITLDAYEGLALRVVSTIS; this is translated from the coding sequence ATGACGACACCGGACAAGCAGTATCTGGACTGGCTGGTTGAACAATCGATGCTCAATACCGCACGGCAGCGTGCCAAGACCTATGGCGGGCAGGGCAGGTTATGGCAGCGACCTTTTGCCCAGGCGCGTCCCAGGGATGCTTCGGCGATAGCCTCTGTCTGGTTCACGGCGTATCCGGCGTCAATCATCACCCGCGAGGGCGGTTCGGTTCTGGAGGCTCTGGGGGATGAGGCGCTTTGGCACTCATTGTCCGAGATCGGCATCCAGGGCATTCATAACGGACCGCTCAAGCTTTCCGGTGGCCTGCAAGGCCGCAATCTCACGCCCAGCATCGATGGCAATTTCGACAGGATCAGTTTCGGGATTGATCCGCAACTGGGGACCGAAGCCCAGTTGCTGAACCTCAGCCGCATTGCTGCCGCGCACAATGCGGTCATCATCGATGACGTGATTCCGTCACACACCGGCAAAGGCGCCGATTTCCGTCTGGCGGAGATGGCTTACGAGGATTATCCCGGCCTTTATCACATGGTCGAGATCCGTGAGGAAGACTGGTCTCTGCTGCCGGATGTACCTGCGGGACGCGATGCGATCAACCTGATGCCCGAGGTGGTGGATCAGCTTCGGGACAAGCATTACATCGTCGGACAATTGCAGCGGGTCATTTTCTTCGAGCCGGGCGTCAAGGAAACCGACTGGAGTGCCACGGCCGTGGTTCATGGCGTGGATGGCAAGGCCCGGCGCTGGGTCTACCTGCATTACTTCAAGGAAGGCCAGCCCTCGCTCAACTGGCTGGACCCAAGCTTTGCCGCGCAACAGATGATCATCGGCGACGCGCTGCATGCCATCGATGTCATGGGCGCCAGGGTTCTGCGCCTGGATGCCAACGGTTTTCTGGGGGTGGAGCGCAAGGCCGAAGGCACGGCCTGGTCGGAAAGCCATCCGCTGTCCATTACCGGTAACCAGTTGCTGGGTGGCGCAATCCGTAAGGCGGGCGGTTTCAGCTTTCAGGAGCTGAACCTGACTCTGGATGACATCGCGGCCATGTCCCATGGCGGCGCCGACCTGTCCTATGACTTCATTACCCGGCCTGCCTATCAGCATGCGCTGGTGACCGGTACTACGGAGTTTCTGCGCCTGATGCTGCGTCAGGTGCATGCGTTCGGCATCGATCCGGCGTCGTTGATCCATGCGTTGCAGAACCATGATGAACTGACCCTGGAACTGGTGCATTTCTGGACCCTGCATGCCCATGACACGTACCACTATCAGGGCCAGACCTTTCCCGGCAATATCCTGCGCGAGCACATCCGCGAAGAGATGTATGAGCATCTGGCGGGAGAGCATGCACCTTACAACCTCAAGTTCGTCACCAACGGCGTGTCCTGTACCACGGCCAGTATCATCACGGCGGCCCTGGGAATTCGTGACCTGAGCACCATCACCGAGGCAGACATCAAGCAGATCCAGCACATTCACTTGTTGCTGGTGATGTACAACGCAATGCAGCCCGGGGTTTTTGCCTTGTCCGGCTGGGATCTGGTGGGGGCATTGCCACTGCCTGCCGAGCAGGTTCAGCACCTGATGCAGGATGGCGACACCCGCTGGATTCATCGCGGTGCCTATGATCTGGTGGACCTTGACCCGGATGCAGAGTTTTCCGCCGGCAATATGCCTCGCCCCCAAACCCTGTACGGCAGCCTGATCAGCCAGTTGCAGCGCCCTGACTCTTTCGCGTCGCAGCTCAAGAAAATCCTCGCCGTGCGCCGCGCCTATGACATTGCCGCCAGCCGCCAGATATTGATCCCCGATGTGGAACATCCCGGCCTGCTGGTGATGGTTCACGAGTTGCCCGCTGATAAAGGCATTCAGATAACGGCCCTCAACTTCAGCTCGCAGACCATTGTCGAAACCCTGCACATGCCGGACATTGCCGCAGGCCTTGTGGTAGACATCATCAACGAGCGAGTGGAAGGGGATCTGACCCAGGAGGGTGAATTCACTATTACCCTGGATGCCTACGAAGGACTGGCATTGCGCGTGGTCAGCACCATTTCTTGA
- a CDS encoding LysR family transcriptional regulator → MQYEISHADLTLVLALVRGRTLARAAELLQVDISTVFRSIRRLEAALGTALFEKNRRGYIPTDTAQAMSEQAERAELALNAARVALQQGENVVSGTVRLTCTDAVLHSLLLPALARFMPSFPALTLELATSNTFANLSRRDADIALRLTNTPPEHLIGRQLGTAHYVICGHPDYREPLLDSPTSVPWISPDDSMPDHTSVIWRRQAFPAVVPHYRCSSMSAVSQLVSAGLGVAAMPDFTARNLPGTEVLSPPLEGCSTDLWLLTRPDCRALRSVQVLIEELTPLLREELLVGVTPIS, encoded by the coding sequence ATGCAATATGAGATCAGTCACGCCGACCTGACCCTCGTGCTGGCATTGGTGCGCGGACGCACCCTGGCAAGGGCCGCCGAGTTGCTGCAGGTGGATATATCCACGGTATTCCGCTCCATCAGAAGGCTCGAAGCGGCATTGGGTACTGCATTGTTCGAGAAAAACCGCCGCGGCTACATTCCAACCGACACCGCACAGGCCATGTCAGAGCAGGCAGAACGAGCGGAACTGGCCCTCAATGCCGCGCGCGTGGCCCTGCAACAAGGGGAAAATGTGGTCAGCGGCACGGTGCGTCTGACCTGCACCGACGCCGTACTGCACAGCCTGCTGTTACCTGCCCTCGCCCGTTTCATGCCGTCCTTCCCGGCACTGACCCTGGAACTGGCGACCTCCAATACCTTCGCCAACCTGAGCCGCCGCGATGCGGACATTGCCCTGCGCCTGACCAATACGCCGCCCGAGCACCTGATCGGCCGCCAACTGGGCACTGCCCACTACGTCATTTGCGGCCACCCGGATTATCGCGAGCCCTTGCTGGATTCACCGACATCCGTGCCCTGGATCAGCCCGGACGATTCAATGCCGGACCACACCTCAGTCATCTGGCGCAGACAGGCATTCCCTGCCGTCGTGCCACACTATCGATGCAGCAGCATGTCGGCCGTTTCGCAACTGGTGTCAGCCGGGCTTGGCGTGGCGGCCATGCCCGACTTCACCGCCCGCAATCTGCCCGGCACCGAAGTGCTGAGCCCTCCCCTGGAAGGCTGCAGCACCGACCTCTGGCTACTGACTCGTCCCGATTGCCGGGCATTGCGCTCGGTTCAGGTGTTGATTGAGGAATTGACGCCGCTGCTGCGCGAAGAACTGCTCGTAGGCGTTACACCGATCAGTTAA
- a CDS encoding GlxA family transcriptional regulator → MRIAIVAVDGSLMSAIAGLSDMFWITNQALRTPPQGAAKSLIDQAGLEFETTIVSADGKALRDPQGRQIPVDGSFHDLAHCDVALVTGMALGPDGLPPLSDSIRQAASWLKSSHEKGVLIGAACAGGFVLGESGLLNGRRCTTTWWLHHAFKQRFPKALPVWGTAVEEQDRIITTGGPLSWVDLALHVIRRLAGAEVARLAADISVADSLPLPQLIYAPRGFVNAADPLLLQAEQIIRHTNPELTAGGLAKALNMSERTLHRRLKELTNESPKTFITRVRIETACVLLETPGSSVKQVALKCGYSEETAFRRAFTQLTGMTPADYRRWSNGRN, encoded by the coding sequence GTGCGCATAGCGATCGTTGCCGTGGATGGCAGTCTGATGTCGGCGATTGCCGGTCTGTCGGATATGTTCTGGATCACCAATCAGGCATTGCGCACCCCGCCACAAGGCGCTGCAAAAAGCCTCATCGATCAGGCCGGTCTCGAATTTGAAACCACCATCGTCAGCGCCGATGGCAAGGCTCTGCGCGACCCGCAGGGCCGACAGATTCCGGTAGATGGCTCGTTTCATGACCTGGCCCATTGCGATGTCGCCCTTGTCACCGGGATGGCCCTGGGACCGGACGGACTGCCGCCGCTGTCCGACTCGATCCGTCAGGCCGCGAGCTGGCTCAAGAGCAGCCACGAAAAAGGCGTGCTGATTGGCGCAGCCTGTGCCGGTGGCTTTGTGCTGGGTGAGTCGGGCTTACTGAATGGCAGGCGCTGCACCACCACATGGTGGCTGCATCACGCGTTCAAACAACGCTTCCCCAAGGCACTTCCCGTCTGGGGCACGGCTGTGGAAGAACAGGACAGGATCATCACCACAGGTGGCCCGCTGTCCTGGGTCGATCTGGCCTTGCATGTGATCCGGCGCCTGGCCGGAGCCGAAGTCGCCAGACTGGCCGCTGACATTTCCGTGGCCGACAGCTTGCCGCTGCCACAACTGATTTATGCGCCTCGGGGGTTCGTCAATGCAGCAGACCCGTTATTGCTGCAGGCAGAGCAGATCATCCGCCATACCAATCCCGAACTGACAGCCGGAGGCCTGGCCAAAGCCCTGAACATGAGCGAACGAACCCTGCATCGCCGACTCAAGGAACTGACCAACGAATCCCCCAAGACCTTCATCACTCGCGTCAGGATAGAGACTGCCTGCGTGCTTCTGGAAACACCGGGCAGCAGCGTCAAGCAAGTGGCTCTCAAGTGCGGCTACAGCGAAGAAACCGCCTTCCGCCGCGCCTTTACCCAGTTGACCGGCATGACACCCGCCGATTACAGACGCTGGTCGAACGGGCGCAATTGA